From Acidobacteriota bacterium, the proteins below share one genomic window:
- a CDS encoding type II toxin-antitoxin system Phd/YefM family antitoxin, whose product MPTEIVSLSQFKARAARMLAEMKAAEKQIVLTQRGAASAVVQDFDAHERQRNALLMLKLMVQGEADIQAGRTASQAQVFAGIRERLTTTTDG is encoded by the coding sequence ATGCCGACCGAAATTGTCAGTCTGAGCCAGTTCAAGGCCAGGGCGGCACGGATGCTCGCCGAGATGAAGGCTGCGGAGAAGCAGATCGTCCTGACGCAGCGCGGAGCCGCCAGCGCCGTCGTGCAGGACTTCGACGCGCACGAGCGCCAGCGGAACGCGTTGCTCATGCTCAAGCTCATGGTGCAGGGCGAGGCCGATATACAGGCAGGGCGGACCGCCTCGCAAGCTCAGGTGTTCGCGGGCATTCGGGAGCGCCTGACGACGACCACGGATGGCTGA
- a CDS encoding type II toxin-antitoxin system RelE/ParE family toxin produces MADFEVRWTETARLDLERIVTFIAEESPARALAALAQVERRCGTLSEFPERGRVVPELRAVDVAVYRELMEGPWRIVYRYDVDLVQVTAVLDARRDLSSLLLERLIR; encoded by the coding sequence ATGGCTGACTTCGAGGTCCGTTGGACGGAGACCGCGAGGCTCGATCTCGAACGAATCGTCACGTTCATTGCAGAAGAGAGCCCGGCTCGAGCGCTGGCGGCGCTGGCGCAGGTGGAACGTCGCTGCGGGACGCTCTCCGAATTCCCGGAACGCGGGCGAGTCGTTCCCGAGCTCAGGGCGGTGGACGTGGCCGTCTATCGAGAGCTGATGGAGGGACCGTGGCGCATCGTCTACCGCTACGATGTCGATCTGGTCCAGGTGACGGCGGTTCTCGACGCCCGCCGGGATCTGTCCAGCCTGCTGCTCGAGCGGCTGATCCGCTGA
- the malQ gene encoding 4-alpha-glucanotransferase, which produces MGLRPTLHRLARLHGIQAAYTDGCGVRRRASHESILALLQTLGAPLASLGPRDLAAATEARRRAMWSRPVEPVLVAWNGRGGDFLLRTPETARGLLARCRLRLEDGRTRSWTIRSGRARVIESATVDGKRYAARRSPLPRRLPDGYHDLHVEIGNRTWSALVVAAPVRAYDDGERSWGAFLPLHAVHSANSWGVGDFTDLDALARWVGARGGRAVGLLPALAAFLGECPFEPSPYLPVSRLFWNELHVDPRRLPEFEPCEPARRLVASRAFRRRIGVLRAAPLVDYRKAMALRRQVLESLARAIEERPGRVREDFRAWAKRHPVAQEYAAFRAIGERLERPWPAWPAALPPAQIRVEAVDRDAVRYHLYAQWAAARQVARLAHDAGARGVGLYLDVPVGVHPDGFDVWRRPALFARGAALGAPPDPLFADGQDWSAPAPHPEAARQDRYAYFRAGLAHQMAHATAVRLDHVMGLHRLFWIPRGASAADGAYVRNPADELFAIVCLESHRHRTRVVGENLGTVPRTVNAALSRHGLAQLHVAQFGIAPGAADPLARVPRRAFACVNTHDTPTFAGFLAGRDIDERVERGILDAGRAAEEHLRRQDEIFALRDALQRVVQPATDTSVAPDAADLDLLRACLDRLARSEAGMVIVNLEDLWLEVNPQNVPGTGPRQHPNWRRRARYALERLMRIPEVKAVPGVLHRSRPGSRA; this is translated from the coding sequence ATGGGGTTGCGGCCCACCTTGCACCGGCTGGCCCGGCTCCACGGGATCCAGGCGGCGTACACCGACGGCTGCGGCGTCCGGCGACGCGCCTCGCACGAGTCGATCCTGGCCCTGCTCCAGACGCTCGGCGCGCCGCTCGCGTCGCTCGGTCCGCGCGACCTCGCCGCGGCGACCGAGGCGCGTCGCCGCGCGATGTGGTCGCGGCCGGTCGAGCCGGTGCTGGTCGCCTGGAACGGGCGCGGCGGCGACTTCCTGCTGCGCACGCCGGAGACGGCCCGCGGCCTCCTCGCACGCTGCCGGCTGCGGCTGGAGGATGGCCGGACGCGCTCGTGGACGATCCGTTCCGGCCGGGCGCGGGTCATCGAGTCCGCGACCGTGGACGGCAAGCGCTACGCCGCCCGCCGGTCGCCGCTTCCCCGGCGGCTGCCCGACGGCTACCACGATCTGCACGTCGAGATCGGGAATCGAACGTGGAGCGCGCTGGTCGTGGCCGCACCCGTGCGGGCCTACGACGACGGCGAGCGCTCGTGGGGCGCCTTCCTGCCGCTCCACGCGGTGCACTCGGCGAACAGTTGGGGCGTCGGCGACTTCACCGACCTCGACGCGCTGGCCAGGTGGGTCGGCGCGCGGGGCGGCCGGGCGGTCGGCTTGCTGCCCGCGCTGGCCGCCTTTCTCGGCGAGTGCCCGTTCGAGCCGAGCCCCTATCTTCCCGTGAGCCGCCTGTTCTGGAACGAGCTGCACGTCGATCCGCGGCGATTGCCCGAGTTCGAACCGTGCGAGCCGGCCAGGCGACTCGTGGCGTCGAGGGCGTTTCGCCGCCGGATCGGCGTCCTGCGTGCCGCCCCCCTGGTCGACTACCGGAAGGCGATGGCGCTCCGCCGGCAGGTGCTCGAGTCGCTGGCCCGCGCGATCGAGGAGCGCCCCGGTAGAGTCCGGGAGGACTTCCGGGCCTGGGCGAAGCGGCATCCCGTCGCGCAGGAGTACGCGGCCTTCCGCGCGATCGGCGAGCGGCTGGAGCGGCCTTGGCCGGCGTGGCCGGCGGCGCTGCCGCCCGCGCAGATTCGCGTCGAGGCGGTCGATCGCGACGCCGTCCGCTACCACCTCTACGCGCAGTGGGCCGCGGCGCGGCAGGTCGCACGACTCGCGCACGACGCCGGCGCGCGGGGCGTCGGTCTCTATCTCGACGTGCCGGTCGGCGTGCATCCGGACGGGTTCGACGTCTGGCGACGCCCCGCCCTGTTCGCCCGCGGCGCCGCGCTCGGCGCGCCGCCGGACCCGCTGTTCGCGGACGGTCAGGACTGGAGCGCCCCGGCGCCGCACCCGGAGGCGGCGCGGCAGGATCGGTACGCGTACTTCCGGGCGGGTCTGGCGCATCAGATGGCGCACGCGACGGCGGTGCGGCTCGACCACGTGATGGGCCTGCACCGGCTGTTCTGGATTCCGCGCGGCGCCTCCGCCGCCGACGGCGCCTACGTGCGCAATCCCGCCGACGAGCTCTTCGCCATCGTCTGTCTGGAGTCCCATCGCCATCGGACCCGGGTGGTGGGGGAGAACCTCGGGACCGTCCCCCGCACCGTGAACGCGGCGCTGTCGCGGCACGGGCTGGCGCAGCTCCACGTCGCGCAATTCGGGATCGCACCGGGCGCCGCGGACCCGCTCGCCCGCGTTCCCCGCCGGGCATTCGCCTGCGTGAACACCCACGACACGCCGACGTTCGCGGGGTTTCTCGCAGGCCGCGACATCGACGAGCGCGTCGAGCGCGGCATCCTCGACGCCGGCCGCGCTGCGGAGGAACACCTTCGCCGGCAGGATGAGATCTTCGCGCTGCGCGACGCCCTGCAACGGGTCGTGCAACCGGCGACCGACACCTCGGTCGCGCCGGATGCCGCGGATCTCGACCTCCTGCGCGCCTGCCTCGACCGGCTCGCCCGTAGCGAGGCAGGCATGGTGATCGTCAATCTGGAGGATCTGTGGCTGGAGGTGAACCCGCAGAATGTCCCGGGCACGGGACCGCGGCAGCACCCCAATTGGCGGCGCCGCGCGCGCTACGCGCTCGAACGGCTCATGCGGATCCCGGAAGTGAAGGCCGTGCCCGGCGTCCTCCACCGCTCCAGGCCGGGCTCCCGGGCCTGA
- a CDS encoding DinB family protein produces MNAQPEVWLRGPVEGFEPLLMPAVHSLLQAREEIEGLVASVPADHVWQRPGGAASIGFHVRHLAGALDRLLTYARGERLSAAQKSVARAEGEPGESLGDVAASASASIDRALEQLRATSREDLLAPKKVGRLGLPSNTLGLIFHAAEHCTRHAGQAISTAKILRGAAE; encoded by the coding sequence ATGAACGCCCAACCTGAAGTCTGGCTCCGCGGCCCCGTGGAGGGCTTCGAGCCGCTGCTGATGCCGGCCGTGCATTCCCTGCTGCAGGCCCGCGAGGAGATTGAGGGTTTGGTCGCGTCCGTGCCGGCCGACCACGTCTGGCAGCGGCCGGGTGGCGCGGCGTCGATCGGGTTCCACGTGCGCCACCTCGCCGGGGCGCTCGATCGCCTGCTGACCTACGCGCGGGGCGAGAGGCTGTCCGCTGCCCAGAAGAGCGTAGCGCGTGCCGAAGGAGAGCCCGGCGAATCGCTGGGTGACGTCGCAGCGTCCGCTTCCGCGTCGATAGACCGCGCGCTGGAGCAGTTGCGGGCCACCTCGCGCGAGGATCTGCTGGCGCCGAAGAAGGTGGGGCGACTCGGCCTCCCGAGCAACACCCTCGGCCTGATCTTCCACGCCGCCGAACACTGCACCCGGCACGCGGGGCAGGCGATCTCGACGGCGAAGATCCTGCGCGGCGCCGCCGAATGA
- the glgX gene encoding glycogen debranching protein GlgX translates to MKFRPGKPYPLGATWDGKGVNFSIFSEHAQKVELCLFDGPDATRETTRLPLPERTDFVWHGYLAGVRPGQLYGYRVSGPYDPRAGHRFNPAKVVLDPYAKRTGRTLRWDDAVHGYPVAGPGGDLTADPVDSAPFAPLAAVLDPAFDWGDDQRPRIPWHETVIYELHVKGFTARHPDVPVRLRGTYLGLASDAAVRHFTDLGVTAVELLPVHQAASERRLVRAGLMNYWGYDTLAYLAPDVRFATAPDRAAAEFKTMVRRLHGAGLEVILDVVYNHTAEGGRAGPTLSLRGIDNRSYYRLQPEDAREYQDFTGCGNTLNVLHPRVLQLIMDSLRYWVLEMHVDGFRFDLASALARELYEVDRRGAFFDIIHQDPVLSQVKLIAEPWDLGAGGYQVGNFPVPWTEWNGRYRDTVRRFWRGDEGQVADLATRLAGSSDLYEQDGRRPSASINFVTAHDGFTLDDLVSYEEKRNEANGESNRDGSDDNLSWNCGVEGDTSDPGIRALRARQKRNFLATLLLSQGVPMLCGGDELGRTQGGNNNAYCQDNETSWFDWDLGPAERELLSFVRKMIRFRLDHPVLRRRRFLRGRSTRPGTAKDLTWFDADGREMTDEAWEREQARCVGVRLAGDAIDETDDRGGRIVDDTLLMLFNAHDREVPFTLPGPGRGASWTRMIDTEAPRTPPAGFRGADAYPLAARAVAVLVVSR, encoded by the coding sequence ATGAAGTTCCGGCCCGGCAAGCCTTACCCGCTCGGCGCGACCTGGGACGGGAAGGGCGTCAACTTCTCGATCTTCTCGGAGCATGCCCAGAAGGTGGAGCTGTGCCTCTTCGACGGCCCCGACGCGACGCGAGAGACCACGCGTCTTCCCCTCCCGGAGCGGACGGATTTCGTGTGGCACGGCTACCTGGCCGGCGTACGGCCGGGGCAGTTGTACGGCTACCGGGTGAGCGGCCCGTACGACCCGCGCGCCGGGCACCGTTTCAACCCGGCGAAGGTGGTGCTCGATCCCTACGCCAAGCGGACCGGCCGGACCCTGCGTTGGGACGACGCGGTCCACGGCTATCCCGTCGCCGGTCCCGGGGGCGACCTGACGGCGGACCCGGTCGACAGCGCGCCGTTCGCGCCGCTGGCTGCCGTGCTGGATCCGGCCTTCGATTGGGGCGACGACCAGCGTCCGCGGATTCCGTGGCACGAGACGGTCATCTACGAGTTGCACGTCAAGGGCTTCACGGCGCGACATCCCGACGTTCCCGTGCGGCTTCGCGGCACCTACCTGGGACTGGCATCGGACGCGGCGGTCCGCCACTTCACCGACCTGGGCGTGACCGCCGTGGAGTTGCTGCCGGTCCACCAGGCAGCCAGCGAGCGGCGTCTGGTGCGGGCCGGCCTGATGAACTACTGGGGCTACGACACGCTGGCCTACCTCGCCCCCGACGTGCGGTTCGCGACGGCCCCGGACCGTGCCGCGGCGGAGTTCAAGACGATGGTGCGCCGGCTGCACGGCGCCGGGCTCGAAGTGATCCTGGACGTGGTCTACAACCACACCGCGGAGGGCGGCCGCGCGGGGCCGACGCTGTCTTTGCGAGGCATCGACAACCGCTCCTACTACCGCCTCCAGCCGGAGGACGCCCGCGAGTACCAGGACTTCACCGGCTGCGGCAACACGCTCAACGTCCTCCATCCGCGGGTGCTGCAGTTGATCATGGACAGCCTGCGGTACTGGGTGCTCGAGATGCACGTCGACGGCTTCCGCTTCGACCTGGCCAGCGCCCTCGCCCGCGAGCTGTACGAGGTGGACCGGCGCGGCGCCTTCTTCGACATCATTCACCAGGACCCGGTGCTCTCGCAGGTCAAGCTGATCGCCGAGCCCTGGGATCTCGGCGCCGGCGGCTACCAGGTCGGCAACTTCCCGGTCCCGTGGACGGAGTGGAACGGCCGCTACCGCGACACCGTGCGCCGTTTCTGGCGCGGCGACGAGGGGCAGGTGGCCGACCTGGCGACGCGGCTGGCGGGCAGCAGCGATCTGTACGAGCAGGATGGGCGGCGGCCCTCGGCGAGCATCAACTTCGTGACCGCGCACGACGGGTTCACGCTCGACGACCTGGTCAGCTACGAGGAGAAGCGCAACGAGGCGAACGGCGAATCGAACCGAGACGGATCAGACGACAACCTGAGCTGGAACTGCGGGGTGGAGGGGGACACATCCGATCCCGGGATTCGGGCGCTGCGGGCGCGCCAGAAGCGCAACTTCCTCGCCACGCTGCTGCTCTCGCAGGGTGTGCCGATGCTCTGCGGCGGCGACGAGCTGGGGCGCACGCAGGGCGGCAACAACAACGCCTACTGCCAGGACAACGAGACGAGCTGGTTCGACTGGGACCTCGGGCCGGCCGAACGCGAGTTGCTGTCCTTCGTGCGGAAAATGATCCGGTTCCGCCTCGACCACCCGGTGCTCCGTCGTCGGCGCTTCCTGCGCGGGCGCAGCACCCGACCCGGCACGGCCAAGGACCTGACCTGGTTCGACGCGGACGGCCGCGAGATGACGGACGAGGCGTGGGAGCGGGAACAGGCGAGATGCGTGGGCGTACGCCTGGCCGGGGATGCGATAGACGAGACGGACGACCGCGGCGGACGCATCGTCGACGACACCCTGCTGATGCTCTTCAACGCGCACGACCGCGAAGTTCCGTTCACGCTGCCGGGGCCGGGGCGCGGCGCGTCGTGGACGCGCATGATCGACACGGAAGCGCCGCGTACTCCTCCGGCCGGGTTTCGCGGCGCTGACGCCTATCCGCTCGCTGCCCGCGCCGTGGCCGTGCTCGTCGTATCCCGGTGA
- the glgP gene encoding alpha-glucan family phosphorylase, with the protein MPLTTRHVDPTETLTAGVRQLQTRMGVDVCSIYLLESDRTHLVLAATVGLRPESVGKVRMELHEGLAGLVAEQLRPIEVPNVKRHPRFKHFAEAGEDPYYAFLGVPLIDRELLQGVLIVQTIEERSFSDDEIASLLLAAGEISPIVAQVRERDQSIGPLQRRLWALARNMWWSWDASAMSLFQDLDPARWEELGRNPVALLSEMPLDDLDERIGDLALAHRINHTFRRLQEYRERPSTWGDTHAGVLRRQPVAYFSAEFGIHESLPIYSGGLGVLAGDHIKSASDLGVPLVGVGLFYGQGYFRQRLDASGWQQEEYAEVDVARLPLEPAVDPDGDAIAPEIETGGGILRARVWQAAVGRRILLLLDSDVEGNTPEDRALTARLYGGDLRVRLRQELLLGIGGLKALHALGIVPGVFHLNEGHSAFAVLEAVRHCMEREGVDFETAVRQVARRTVFTTHTPVPAGHDRFPSDLIDEHLAPLRDTLGISHERLMSLGRVNPDDAGEEFCMTVLGLRVSRRANAVSSLHGDVTRHMWTGLWGDRPEEDVPIGHITNGIHVPSWLAPQMQQLYDRHLPSEVSREDALPEISAGIETVSDGALWETHVALKIRLLDAVRRQVLREAARRGEPAVVLEQLSHALSQDALTIGFARRVATYKRASLFLRDPDRLASLVNDPQRPIQFVIAGKGHPRDEPAKGVLRQIHELSRDSRFLGKLVFLEDYDISLGRQLVQGVDVWLNNPRRPQEASGTSGQKVLLNGGLNLSVLDGWWAEAYDGANGFAIGRGETHTSPEAHDRRDAEELLRVLADEVVPLFYDRDPDGVPRAWTARMKRAIHTLGWRFNADRMVMDYVRLCYLPAAGGLSSDMQRR; encoded by the coding sequence ATGCCCCTGACCACACGACATGTCGACCCCACGGAAACCCTGACGGCCGGCGTCCGGCAGCTTCAGACCCGGATGGGCGTGGACGTCTGCTCCATATACCTGCTCGAATCGGACCGCACCCACCTCGTTCTGGCCGCCACCGTCGGCCTGCGCCCGGAGAGCGTCGGGAAGGTCCGGATGGAGCTCCACGAGGGTCTGGCGGGACTGGTCGCCGAGCAGTTGCGGCCGATCGAGGTGCCGAACGTCAAGCGGCACCCGCGCTTCAAGCACTTCGCCGAGGCCGGCGAGGATCCGTACTACGCCTTCCTCGGCGTCCCCCTGATCGATCGGGAGCTGCTGCAGGGCGTGCTGATCGTGCAGACCATCGAGGAGCGGAGCTTCTCGGACGACGAAATCGCGTCGCTGCTGCTGGCCGCCGGTGAAATCAGCCCCATCGTCGCGCAGGTTCGCGAGCGCGATCAGTCCATCGGGCCACTCCAGCGGCGACTCTGGGCGCTCGCGCGGAACATGTGGTGGAGCTGGGACGCCAGCGCCATGAGCCTGTTCCAGGACCTCGATCCGGCGCGCTGGGAAGAGCTGGGCCGCAACCCGGTGGCGCTGCTGTCGGAGATGCCGCTCGACGATCTGGACGAGCGCATCGGCGATCTCGCGCTGGCCCACCGGATCAACCACACGTTCCGGCGGCTGCAGGAGTACCGCGAGCGTCCGTCGACCTGGGGAGACACGCACGCCGGGGTGCTGCGCCGCCAGCCGGTTGCCTACTTCTCCGCCGAGTTCGGGATTCACGAGTCGCTGCCGATCTACTCGGGCGGGCTGGGCGTGCTGGCCGGCGACCATATCAAGAGCGCCTCGGACCTCGGGGTCCCGCTCGTCGGCGTGGGTCTGTTCTACGGCCAGGGCTATTTCCGGCAGCGCCTCGACGCCTCCGGCTGGCAGCAGGAGGAGTACGCGGAGGTCGACGTCGCCAGGCTGCCGCTGGAGCCGGCGGTGGACCCGGACGGCGACGCGATCGCGCCGGAGATCGAGACCGGCGGCGGCATCCTGCGCGCCCGGGTGTGGCAGGCGGCCGTCGGCCGGCGAATCCTGCTGCTGCTGGACTCGGACGTCGAGGGGAACACGCCGGAGGACCGCGCGCTGACCGCGCGGCTCTACGGCGGCGATCTGCGGGTCCGGCTCCGCCAGGAGCTGCTGCTCGGCATCGGCGGGCTGAAGGCGCTGCACGCACTGGGCATCGTGCCGGGCGTCTTCCACCTGAACGAGGGCCACAGCGCCTTCGCGGTGCTGGAGGCGGTCCGGCACTGCATGGAGCGCGAGGGAGTGGACTTCGAGACGGCGGTCCGGCAGGTGGCCCGCCGCACCGTCTTCACGACGCACACGCCGGTCCCGGCCGGGCACGACCGCTTTCCGTCCGACCTCATCGACGAACACCTGGCGCCGCTCCGCGACACGCTCGGCATCTCGCACGAGCGGCTCATGAGCCTCGGGCGGGTGAATCCGGACGACGCCGGCGAGGAGTTCTGCATGACGGTGCTGGGACTCCGCGTGTCCCGGCGCGCCAACGCGGTGTCCTCCCTGCATGGCGACGTCACACGGCACATGTGGACGGGCCTGTGGGGCGACCGCCCGGAGGAGGACGTGCCGATCGGGCACATCACCAACGGCATCCACGTGCCGAGCTGGCTGGCGCCGCAGATGCAGCAGTTGTACGACCGGCACCTCCCCTCGGAGGTATCTCGGGAGGACGCGCTCCCGGAGATCTCGGCCGGCATCGAGACCGTGAGCGACGGGGCGCTGTGGGAGACCCACGTGGCTCTCAAGATCCGCCTTCTCGACGCCGTGCGCCGGCAGGTCCTGCGCGAGGCGGCGCGCCGCGGCGAGCCCGCGGTCGTCCTGGAGCAGTTGTCCCACGCGCTGAGCCAGGACGCGCTGACCATCGGCTTCGCCCGCCGCGTCGCCACCTACAAGCGCGCCTCCCTGTTCCTGCGGGATCCGGATCGCCTGGCGAGCCTCGTCAACGACCCGCAGCGCCCCATCCAGTTCGTCATCGCGGGCAAGGGGCACCCGCGCGACGAGCCCGCCAAGGGCGTGCTGCGGCAGATCCACGAGCTGAGCCGGGACTCCCGCTTCCTCGGAAAGCTCGTCTTCCTGGAGGACTACGACATCAGCCTCGGCCGGCAGCTCGTCCAGGGCGTCGACGTCTGGCTCAACAACCCGCGCCGGCCCCAGGAAGCCTCCGGTACGAGCGGGCAGAAGGTCCTGCTGAACGGCGGCCTGAACCTGTCGGTCCTCGACGGCTGGTGGGCGGAGGCATACGACGGCGCGAACGGGTTCGCGATCGGCCGGGGCGAGACGCACACGTCGCCCGAGGCGCACGACCGGCGCGACGCGGAGGAGCTGCTGCGGGTGCTAGCCGATGAAGTCGTGCCGCTCTTCTACGACCGCGACCCGGACGGCGTGCCCCGCGCCTGGACGGCCCGCATGAAGCGGGCCATCCATACCCTGGGCTGGCGCTTCAACGCCGACCGGATGGTGATGGACTACGTGCGGCTCTGCTATCTGCCGGCCGCCGGCGGCCTGTCGAGCGACATGCAGCGCCGGTGA
- a CDS encoding MBL fold metallo-hydrolase, translated as MRRMLCLTTLTVVGVLVAVVANEARQERFRIRTLELAENLYVLTSDPAEQGMRTGGNTAVFVTRSGVTLVDTKIRGYGEDILARVREITDQPVTTIINTHTHWDHSGANTEFPDTVDFVVHENTAAHMASADCDDGAGFEGGSIKNCEAFTGDDSRYLPKITFENRTSLFSGPDQIDLYYFGRGHTDGDTWVVFREARAMHTGDMMARKGLPFIDADNTNGSATEFGATLQNAVDAIRNVDTIIPGHNDDPLTWDDLVDYAAFYDDLLTRAQEGAAAGRSVAETVAAYSVPERYGDFQAPAARVEQIVGLIYDGR; from the coding sequence ATGAGACGCATGCTTTGCCTGACGACGCTGACCGTGGTCGGCGTCCTGGTGGCCGTCGTCGCCAACGAGGCGCGGCAGGAACGCTTCCGCATCCGTACGCTGGAGCTTGCGGAGAACCTGTACGTGCTGACCTCCGATCCGGCCGAGCAGGGGATGCGCACCGGCGGCAACACGGCGGTGTTCGTGACCCGGTCGGGGGTGACGCTGGTCGACACCAAGATCCGCGGCTACGGCGAGGACATCCTGGCCCGGGTGCGGGAGATCACCGACCAGCCGGTGACGACGATCATCAACACCCACACGCACTGGGACCACAGCGGCGCCAACACGGAGTTCCCGGACACGGTCGACTTCGTGGTGCACGAGAACACCGCGGCGCACATGGCCAGCGCGGACTGCGACGACGGGGCCGGATTCGAGGGCGGCTCCATCAAGAACTGCGAGGCGTTCACCGGCGACGACAGCCGGTACCTGCCGAAGATCACCTTCGAGAACCGGACGTCGCTGTTCAGCGGGCCCGACCAGATCGACCTCTACTACTTCGGGCGGGGTCACACCGACGGCGACACGTGGGTCGTGTTCCGGGAGGCCCGCGCGATGCACACCGGCGACATGATGGCGCGCAAGGGCTTGCCGTTCATCGACGCCGACAACACGAACGGCAGTGCCACCGAGTTCGGCGCGACGCTGCAGAATGCCGTCGACGCCATCCGGAACGTCGACACGATCATCCCGGGGCACAACGACGACCCGCTGACCTGGGACGATCTCGTCGACTACGCGGCGTTCTACGACGACCTGCTGACCCGCGCGCAGGAGGGGGCGGCAGCCGGGCGAAGCGTTGCCGAGACGGTGGCCGCCTACTCGGTGCCGGAGCGGTACGGCGACTTCCAGGCGCCGGCCGCCCGGGTGGAGCAGATCGTCGGGCTCATCTACGACGGCCGCTAG
- a CDS encoding DUF2891 domain-containing protein: MSIASAALLALIAGAAPAAASQADAALAARFAGLALDCVHREYPNKIAHVLDGDGDARPPRELTPAFYGCYDWHSSVHGHWLLVRLARLYPDTETAAAARAALARNLTVANLQGEAEYMRAPGRASFERPYGLAWLLQLAAELREWDDPDARRWRQALSPIETLAADRIRDWLPRLTHPIRSGEHSQTAFAFGLILDWARKAGDDGMIELIEGRIADYYAADYDCPLRYEPSGQDFLSPCLAEADLMRRLTRPAEFAAWLTRFLPGIPEDGAADWLDPAVVTDPTDGKLVHLDGLNLSRAWMLEGIAAGLPAADDRGSALLAAAAVHRTSGLASVTGATYEGGHWLGTFATYLITRRGVDSSAAR; this comes from the coding sequence ATGTCCATCGCCTCCGCGGCACTGCTGGCGCTGATCGCCGGCGCAGCACCGGCCGCGGCGTCTCAGGCGGATGCCGCGCTCGCCGCGCGCTTCGCCGGCCTTGCCCTCGACTGCGTGCACCGCGAGTACCCCAACAAGATCGCCCACGTGCTCGACGGCGACGGAGACGCTCGGCCGCCCCGCGAGTTGACCCCGGCGTTCTACGGGTGCTACGACTGGCACTCGTCCGTGCACGGTCACTGGCTGCTGGTCCGGCTGGCGCGCCTCTATCCGGACACGGAGACGGCCGCGGCGGCCCGGGCGGCACTGGCGCGGAACCTGACCGTCGCCAACCTGCAAGGAGAGGCGGAGTACATGCGGGCGCCCGGGCGCGCCAGCTTCGAGCGGCCCTACGGGCTCGCGTGGCTCCTGCAGCTCGCCGCCGAGCTGCGCGAGTGGGACGATCCCGACGCGCGCCGCTGGCGGCAGGCCCTGTCGCCGATCGAAACCCTCGCCGCCGACCGGATCCGGGACTGGCTGCCTCGGCTGACCCATCCGATCCGCAGCGGCGAGCACTCGCAGACCGCGTTCGCGTTCGGGCTCATCCTGGACTGGGCCCGGAAGGCGGGCGACGACGGCATGATCGAGCTGATCGAGGGGCGAATCGCCGACTACTACGCCGCGGACTACGACTGTCCGCTGCGCTACGAGCCCTCCGGGCAGGACTTCCTGTCGCCCTGCCTGGCCGAGGCCGATCTCATGCGCAGGTTGACCCGGCCCGCCGAGTTCGCCGCCTGGCTCACCAGGTTTCTGCCGGGGATTCCGGAGGACGGCGCGGCCGACTGGCTCGATCCGGCGGTGGTCACGGACCCGACCGACGGCAAGCTGGTGCACCTCGACGGCTTGAATCTGAGCCGCGCCTGGATGCTGGAAGGGATCGCGGCCGGCCTGCCCGCGGCCGACGACAGGGGGTCTGCCCTCCTTGCTGCCGCTGCCGTGCACAGGACATCGGGTCTTGCCTCGGTCACCGGCGCCACCTACGAGGGCGGCCACTGGCTGGGCACCTTCGCGACGTATCTGATCACGCGCCGGGGGGTGGACTCGTCCGCCGCCCGGTGA